Part of the Lolium rigidum isolate FL_2022 chromosome 6, APGP_CSIRO_Lrig_0.1, whole genome shotgun sequence genome, TCTTGACGTTATGTGAGAATTGTTCTTTTCGTGGGGACTACACTACCAAGCGCAGCACACTCGAGTTAGGATTCCACCACATTGAGAGTGCTGTGGAGGCAACAATCCGTGTGCGAATCGCTGGTGGATCGGTGTTGCCACCAGGTGGTCTTCAAGGCGTATTCACCGCTAGTACCGCTAGCATACATGATGAGGAAATTTTGTTGCTTGCTTTCGGAGATGGTAAACTGCCCCTCGCCGACGATGGCACAATCAACCTTTCACGCCGTGTTGTCTCCGTCGGATACAGTAGACAAGATCAAAAAGATCATCTCAAGGTGTCTGTCGTGGCAAAGTGTGCTGAGGATGGACATGATGCTACGAGAGATGACATAGTTTTTACGCCGAAGATATATGGTAGAAGTTGGGGTGTGTTTCATGTTGGCGCCTGTAAGATGCATGTCACGGTTGCCTGGTCTGAATTCCGTTACTAATTTTTAATATAACTAGACTAAAGTACCAAGGCCGATTCTTGTTAAATTGCTTGGTTTGTTCTTGACGTCCCGAGTAGTTAGTTGCTAATGTTTTGTGACAAGTGGTGAGTTAATCATCCACTTTTTGCAGTGGTATATATTTTATGGTAGCTACTAAATATGTCGAGATAATGTTTAGTGTTCTATGTATGAAACGTTTTCTAGTACTATATTATTTTTGTATTGTCCAATTGGAGCAACAAATCGAAATCAGTGTTGCTGATTCATTGCCAGAGGATGAAGCGGGTGTTGCTGAGTCACTCCAAATCTTCTGTTAGAGACGGTACATTCTGTACCTATACAACACAAGTACTCCAACATGGCTTGAGGACACACCATCCATGTTTCTGTCCCTGTCTACTACTATATTACTTTTGCATTGTCCAATGAGAGTAATAAATCAAAATCACTGTGGCATGATCCTATTTTTGCGAATATTATAGCAGGATTTAGTGCCAGAGTAGGATGAAGAGGTATTGCTGAGtcattttctaatttttttttgttagagGCGGTACATTAAATACCTACACAACACTAGTACGCCACCTCATAGCTTGAGGACCACCATGGCTTCCATTCCATGGCACACTGGAAGAAGGCAGCGACCTTGGTGACGGTGCTAGGATCTCCAAGATATGATCTCATTGTCAATTTGGTTGTTTATCATATCCAGCCGAGGAACAACCTCAGGCTGCTCCCGCTCCTCCCAGACTGCTCCCGCTCGAGCAGTTCCGGAGAATCCCGATCCGATGGTCCTAGCCACCCCGATCCGATCTCCCttggccggtggtggtggcggcgcccatcCCGCCAAAGGCGGAGTACAGGGTGGGTGCTCTTCCGGCAGCACTTCGGGGCGGAGGGGCGATGGCTGCTAGGGTGTGATGGGCTTGGTCTTACGCCTGGTGTGGCGATAGGAGGCGGTGGAGCAGTTGTTTGTCGGTGATGCATGGAGGCGGCTGGCGGTGGTTCAGGCCCCTGGGTTGATGCGGCTTCTGAACCCCCGCCCACACCTTGGTCGTCACTACCTGTTGTGGTCGTCGATTCTCCCCCACAATTCTGTTCATCATGCGGACGTGGCGGCAAGGGTCGCCATTGATCAGCGGGCTTTCCTGGTGGATCAAGCGGCCAGTGATGGCCGGATGCATGGGGGCATGGcctgaataaaggtggcggtcctaggcTTTCTCTCGCGCCAAGATGAATATCTGTTTGATGTCTATCCTCCTGGTTCTGGTCCTCctaccggaaggctccgccggcatgATCCACTCGGCGACTCATGCCTTGAGATTTCCGGATAGGATAGAATTCTATCGCGCGCAACCGTATTTTGGACCATTTGGTTTCAGAGAGAGTGATGTGAAGCTTTGCTATTTGTTGTCATTATGGGACATTCTTtagttccatggtgaagtcaatGGCAGAGAATGATATGGAAGCCAACATCTGAGGACTACTAATGGTGGTTCAAGTTCTGGTGGCGATGAACAGTTGGCTTGGGTGATTCGTGACTTGGAGCAACGCCATTAGCAACTGGGGGCAACAACACATGAGAATTCAAAATCAAAACTttcaaagtg contains:
- the LOC124668539 gene encoding uncharacterized protein LOC124668539 isoform X2: MYVTYAASVPPMCFTDNLSSFSFPRSNLQIVSIKIASIRGGLRWPIHVYGMVTARDVLDHRKRVIIYARARGDCQTITEENPSLLLTGPTRAILTCQDPGNIEIVLKVKGETESQDRDLSSLVLTLCENCSFRGDYTTKRSTLELGFHHIESAVEATIRVRIAGGSVLPPGGLQGVFTASTASIHDEEILLLAFGDGKLPLADDGTINLSRRVVSVGYSRQDQKDHLKVSVVAKCAEDGHDATRDDIVFTPKIYGRSWGVFHVGACKMHVTVAWSEFRY